A stretch of the Uranotaenia lowii strain MFRU-FL chromosome 3, ASM2978415v1, whole genome shotgun sequence genome encodes the following:
- the LOC129753510 gene encoding DNA-directed RNA polymerase III subunit RPC10 has protein sequence MLMFCPTCGNLLLVEEGTDSLRFSCNTCPYICKIKRKISTRIYPKLKEVDHVMGGSAAWENVDSTDADCPACAHNRAYFMQMQTRSADEPMTTFYKCCSPTCGHNWRD, from the exons atgttgatgttttgtCCCACGTGCGGTAATTTATTACTAGTTGAGGAAGGTACCGATTCGCTGCGTTTTTCCTGCAACACCTGTCCGTACATCTGTAAAATCAAGCGAAAAATTTCGACCCGCATCTACCCGAAGTTGAAG GAAGTGGATCATGTTATGGGTGGTTCTGCCGCCTGGGAAAACGTAGATTCAACAGATGCCGACTGCCCGGCCTGTGCCCACAATCGTGCATATTTTATGCAGATGCAAACGCGCTCGGCGGACGAGCCTATGACCACATTCTACAAGTGCTGTAGTCCGACCTGTGGTCACAACTGGAGGGATTAG